One window of Medicago truncatula cultivar Jemalong A17 chromosome 2, MtrunA17r5.0-ANR, whole genome shotgun sequence genomic DNA carries:
- the LOC25487310 gene encoding uncharacterized protein, with product MAKTFTFLAQCKELVKTTPNAAKVINFSIAKQSHIHTQGGDPLGAINQGSENAREVLEEVGKENVETAWDATKKTVQLVTETTTAEADMNVVDTVEYRSSEDLSGQLGDGCDKIQL from the exons ATGGCAAAAACGTTTACCTTTCTTGCGCAGTGTAAAGAATTGGTCAAAACCACTCCTAATGCTGCTAAAGTTATCAACTTCTCAATCGCAAAACAATCTCACATTCATACTCAA ggTGGTGATCCATTAGGAGCAATAAATCAAGGGTCAGAGAATGCAAGAGAGGTACTTGAAGAAGTTGGTAAGGAAAATGTGGAAACTGCATGGGATGCAACAAAGAAAACTGTACAATTGGTGACTGAGACAACCACAGCTGAGGCTGATATGAATGTTGTGGACACTGTGGAGTATAGAAGTAGTGAAGATTTATCAGGGCAACTTGGAGATGGCTGTGATAAGATTCAGTTATAA